In one window of Dehalococcoidia bacterium DNA:
- a CDS encoding class I SAM-dependent methyltransferase, whose product MEREPMVGKAKRIAAGNVTEKPAGRAITSDYDWKAYYKGNFIQKWWKRRAASLVLEMAGENNPVVDLGCGSSPILSLVKATEKVGVDAHAGKIDLMKEKDSTSTYMNALAENSKLADNYFGTTLCIEVIEHHENPHKLMQEIARITRPGGTVIIATPDFSSWTWNVIEILYGVLMRSGYHDEHNSKFTESSTRALAAAYGLRHEETRKVMGADMVMRFRKE is encoded by the coding sequence ATGGAACGTGAACCGATGGTCGGCAAGGCGAAGCGAATTGCCGCCGGAAATGTAACGGAGAAGCCAGCGGGAAGAGCGATAACATCTGACTACGACTGGAAGGCATACTACAAGGGGAACTTCATTCAGAAGTGGTGGAAGCGACGGGCAGCCAGCCTTGTGTTGGAAATGGCCGGAGAAAATAATCCTGTGGTGGACCTGGGCTGCGGGAGCAGTCCTATTCTCAGCCTGGTGAAAGCTACGGAGAAGGTGGGGGTGGACGCGCACGCAGGCAAGATAGACCTTATGAAGGAAAAGGACAGCACATCCACGTACATGAACGCGCTGGCCGAAAATTCGAAGCTCGCGGACAACTACTTTGGCACAACGCTATGCATTGAGGTCATTGAGCACCATGAGAACCCGCACAAGCTTATGCAGGAAATAGCACGGATAACCCGGCCCGGCGGAACGGTCATCATCGCAACCCCTGACTTCTCCTCCTGGACGTGGAACGTCATAGAGATACTTTATGGCGTGCTTATGAGGTCGGGCTATCATGATGAACACAATAGCAAATTCACGGAATCATCCACCAGAGCTCTGGCCGCAGCCTACGGCCTCAGACACGAGGAGACGAGGAAGGTGATGGGCGCGGACATGGTCATGAGGTTTCGCAAGGAATAG
- a CDS encoding SelT/SelW/SelH family (seleno)protein, with amino-acid sequence MSAQKLAIQIEYCLPUNYLPRAARLAEELLREFGEQVSALTLVPGEEGRFEVTVNGELVYSTVRTGRFPTTAEVRSAIVKRLPSAS; translated from the coding sequence ATGTCCGCGCAGAAGCTAGCCATCCAGATTGAGTATTGCCTGCCCTGAAACTACCTGCCGCGCGCCGCCAGGCTGGCGGAAGAGCTTCTGCGCGAGTTCGGTGAGCAGGTGTCCGCCCTGACGCTCGTCCCCGGCGAGGAGGGACGCTTCGAGGTCACCGTCAACGGGGAGCTGGTCTATTCCACAGTGCGCACGGGCCGCTTTCCGACCACCGCGGAGGTGCGCTCCGCCATTGTGAAGCGCCTCCCTTCCGCTTCCTGA
- a CDS encoding LLM class flavin-dependent oxidoreductase, which translates to MIVGMNMGPGQLAGKPPDQHWNEMLEQVRAARDHGFGRISIGHHWVIHPFQYFNVIPWLARLAPETGKMLLNTGVILLPLLNPVEVAEQMATLDYACEGRLRVGLGLGYRPLEFEFFGVSLKHRAPRFEESLTLMKRLWTEDEVTHHGRFFNITGAKPTLKPLQKPYPPIWIAANSDPAIRRAARMGDAVYIAPFGTYDVVKRQVGIYREELEKVGKPWPPKEMVFSREYSVGRTRAEAVELGREGMRRKWEAYAEHGLQASLPEDDKKLLGDFEALAKDTFVLGDPAECANEILRYRELGFNHINLRIQYPGLTHAEMMQKIKLTEQVIKRLPAGAER; encoded by the coding sequence ATGATTGTGGGCATGAACATGGGGCCGGGGCAACTCGCGGGGAAGCCGCCGGACCAGCACTGGAACGAGATGCTGGAGCAGGTGCGCGCCGCCCGCGACCACGGCTTTGGCCGCATCTCCATCGGGCATCACTGGGTCATCCACCCGTTCCAGTACTTCAACGTCATCCCGTGGCTGGCGCGCCTGGCGCCGGAGACGGGCAAAATGCTCCTTAACACGGGCGTCATCCTGCTGCCGCTGCTGAACCCCGTGGAGGTCGCGGAGCAGATGGCGACGCTGGACTACGCCTGCGAGGGTCGGCTGCGCGTCGGCCTGGGACTGGGCTATCGGCCGCTGGAGTTCGAGTTCTTCGGCGTGAGCCTGAAGCACCGCGCGCCGCGCTTCGAGGAGTCGCTGACGCTGATGAAGCGCCTCTGGACGGAGGACGAGGTGACGCACCACGGGCGGTTCTTCAACATCACGGGCGCGAAGCCGACGCTGAAGCCGCTGCAGAAGCCGTACCCGCCCATCTGGATCGCCGCGAACAGCGACCCGGCCATCCGCCGCGCCGCGCGCATGGGCGACGCGGTGTACATCGCGCCGTTCGGCACGTACGACGTGGTGAAGCGCCAGGTGGGGATTTACCGCGAGGAGCTGGAGAAGGTCGGCAAGCCGTGGCCGCCGAAGGAGATGGTGTTCAGCCGCGAGTACTCGGTGGGCCGGACGCGCGCGGAGGCGGTGGAGCTAGGCCGCGAGGGGATGCGGCGCAAGTGGGAGGCGTACGCGGAGCACGGGCTGCAGGCGTCGCTGCCGGAGGACGACAAGAAGCTGCTCGGCGACTTCGAGGCGCTGGCGAAGGACACGTTCGTGCTGGGCGACCCGGCGGAGTGCGCGAACGAGATACTGCGGTACAGGGAGCTGGGGTTCAACCACATCAACCTGCGCATCCAGTACCCGGGGCTGACGCACGCGGAGATGATGCAGAAGATCAAGCTGACGGAGCAGGTCATCAAGCGGCTGCCCGCGGGCGCGGAGAGGTAG
- the rpsT gene encoding 30S ribosomal protein S20 yields the protein MAKKSPSSKKAHRKSVRREHRNQPIGSAVRTHVRIARSYIQSKDTENATAAVARAVRALDRAWTKGIIHKNKASRQKSRLMHQLNALAGAATAEASAKTGSK from the coding sequence TTGGCCAAGAAGTCCCCTTCTTCGAAAAAGGCGCACCGCAAGTCCGTGCGCCGGGAGCATCGCAACCAGCCCATCGGCTCCGCCGTCAGGACGCACGTGCGTATCGCCCGGAGCTATATCCAGAGCAAGGACACGGAGAACGCCACGGCAGCCGTGGCCCGCGCCGTGCGCGCCCTGGACAGGGCCTGGACCAAGGGCATCATTCACAAGAACAAGGCTTCCCGGCAGAAGTCGCGTCTGATGCATCAGCTCAACGCACTGGCGGGCGCGGCCACGGCTGAGGCGTCGGCCAAGACGGGCAGCAAGTAG
- a CDS encoding LLM class flavin-dependent oxidoreductase produces MPTIRVLACRLRYNPGIPSGGGVMHVGFHMGPVVLHPYPLEQQWKEHLEQVRAARDHGFDFVSVGTHWVIHPFQYFSLIPWLARINGEVPEMTLVTSVVLLPLVNPVDMAEKLATLDIMSGGKLKFGCGLGYRPLEYEFFGISLKHRAPRFEEALTLMKRLWTEDEVTHHGRFFNITGAKPTLKPLQKPYPPVWIATNSEPATRRAARMGDAPFWSPFQNVTVLKRHLELYKATLKEEGKPWPKEVPMAREYSVGRTHAEAVRDGAAGMVEKFAAYAEHGLQGSLAEKDKKLLDEFDTMAKDTFIVGDPAECANEILRYRDIAGITHMKLRLQYPGMSHEKVMERIKLSEQVIKRLPQG; encoded by the coding sequence ATGCCGACCATCCGTGTGCTGGCGTGCCGCCTGCGCTATAATCCAGGCATTCCATCCGGAGGTGGCGTCATGCACGTCGGGTTTCACATGGGGCCTGTCGTCCTGCACCCGTACCCCCTTGAGCAGCAGTGGAAGGAGCACCTGGAGCAGGTGCGCGCCGCCCGCGACCACGGCTTCGACTTCGTGTCCGTGGGCACGCACTGGGTCATCCACCCGTTCCAATACTTCAGCCTGATTCCCTGGCTCGCGCGCATCAACGGCGAGGTCCCGGAGATGACGCTCGTCACCTCCGTGGTCCTGCTGCCACTGGTGAATCCCGTGGACATGGCCGAGAAGCTCGCGACGCTGGACATCATGAGCGGCGGCAAGCTGAAGTTCGGCTGCGGCCTCGGCTATCGGCCCCTGGAGTACGAGTTCTTCGGCATCAGCCTGAAGCACCGCGCGCCGCGCTTCGAGGAGGCCCTGACGCTCATGAAGCGCCTCTGGACGGAGGACGAGGTGACGCATCACGGGCGCTTCTTCAACATCACGGGCGCGAAGCCGACGCTGAAGCCGTTGCAGAAGCCGTACCCGCCCGTCTGGATCGCCACGAACAGCGAGCCGGCGACGCGACGCGCGGCGCGCATGGGCGACGCGCCGTTCTGGTCACCGTTCCAGAACGTAACCGTGCTCAAGCGGCACCTGGAGCTTTACAAGGCGACGCTCAAAGAGGAAGGCAAGCCCTGGCCTAAAGAGGTGCCGATGGCGCGCGAGTACTCGGTGGGGCGGACGCACGCGGAGGCGGTGCGGGACGGCGCAGCGGGCATGGTGGAGAAGTTCGCGGCGTACGCCGAGCATGGGCTGCAAGGCTCGCTGGCGGAGAAGGACAAGAAGCTGTTGGACGAGTTCGACACGATGGCGAAGGACACCTTCATCGTCGGCGACCCGGCGGAGTGCGCGAACGAGATACTGCGGTACAGGGATATCGCGGGGATCACGCACATGAAGCTGCGCCTGCAGTACCCGGGGATGTCGCACGAGAAGGTGATGGAGCGCATCAAGCTCAGCGAGCAGGTCATCAAGAGGCTGCCGCAGGGGTAA
- a CDS encoding glycosyltransferase family 39 protein yields the protein MALTDQKGASAPVGRCAFRLWELASRYRVAVVLVALMLTGLALRLWGIDRTDVVYGDEIPNVRIAMGFAATRSIVPVGGSIHPAGYPDVLLLTYGLYAVVGLVTGAFASLEDMAFTYLVDPHAFYVIARAISAVGGAAAIALTFRLGRRLADDRTGLVAAGIMTVAYLPVWFSHFALMESMVMLLATGAFLASLHALTSPTRRAFVLAGALGGFAMSTKYNGGFFILPMVAAHVLASRRAGMTWRQTLLGANLWLGLGVAVAAFLLLSPFWIVQFPERVASALSYFQIRSSGAWTGQTSSDIAALSLLQSFLEQEWAIGVVLLAGVVGALFRRKSEDILALAAILPLFLFVGALRSSALHYILPAYPLLVALGAVLLVRILPRPAWLAGSVAALLIIPTAGHVIADRIQGSAPDARVAAARWIEGNVPRGEKVALAFFWAGSCNPPILANGPEIWTLAKSDVDSGFMARLPASFPKRLDAYFAARPVYRVAFLEEFASPEEMRAAGVRYAAVSSCAYAPYVDQPPPPAGASWAEQYLKTHALYSTLLAPTPGVRTLAAFTPEQGYGGPEVRVLELSPGAGGR from the coding sequence GTGGCACTGACTGATCAGAAAGGGGCGTCCGCCCCCGTGGGACGATGCGCGTTCCGACTGTGGGAGCTTGCCTCACGCTACCGCGTGGCCGTTGTGCTGGTGGCCCTGATGCTCACGGGCCTCGCGCTGCGCCTGTGGGGAATAGACCGGACGGACGTCGTCTATGGCGATGAGATTCCCAACGTGCGCATCGCCATGGGGTTCGCCGCCACGCGGAGCATCGTGCCCGTGGGCGGCTCCATCCATCCCGCCGGGTATCCAGACGTGCTCTTGCTCACGTACGGACTTTACGCGGTGGTCGGCCTGGTGACGGGGGCGTTCGCGTCCCTGGAGGACATGGCCTTCACGTACCTGGTTGACCCCCACGCCTTCTACGTTATTGCGCGGGCTATCTCCGCCGTCGGGGGCGCCGCCGCCATTGCGTTGACATTCCGGCTGGGCCGCCGCCTGGCGGACGACAGGACCGGACTCGTCGCGGCGGGCATCATGACCGTGGCATACCTGCCCGTCTGGTTCAGCCACTTCGCCCTTATGGAAAGCATGGTCATGCTTCTGGCGACGGGGGCCTTCTTGGCCAGCCTCCACGCCCTGACGTCGCCGACGCGCCGCGCGTTCGTCCTGGCGGGCGCGCTGGGCGGGTTCGCCATGTCCACCAAGTACAACGGAGGCTTCTTCATCCTGCCGATGGTCGCCGCGCATGTTCTGGCCAGCAGGCGCGCCGGGATGACATGGCGCCAGACGCTTTTGGGGGCTAACCTGTGGCTGGGACTGGGCGTTGCGGTCGCCGCGTTCCTGCTGCTGTCGCCATTCTGGATTGTGCAGTTTCCCGAGCGGGTCGCGAGCGCGCTGTCCTACTTTCAGATCAGAAGCTCAGGCGCGTGGACGGGCCAGACCAGCAGCGACATCGCCGCCCTTTCGCTCCTTCAGTCTTTTCTGGAGCAGGAGTGGGCCATCGGGGTGGTCCTCCTGGCGGGCGTAGTGGGCGCGCTGTTCCGCCGCAAGAGCGAGGACATCCTGGCCTTGGCGGCCATTCTCCCGCTCTTCCTCTTCGTCGGCGCCCTCCGTTCGTCCGCGCTGCACTACATCCTGCCCGCGTACCCGCTGCTGGTGGCCCTCGGCGCGGTCCTTCTCGTCCGTATCCTCCCGCGCCCCGCGTGGCTGGCCGGGTCTGTGGCCGCGCTGCTCATCATCCCCACGGCGGGCCACGTCATCGCCGACCGCATTCAGGGTTCGGCGCCGGACGCGCGCGTCGCCGCGGCGCGGTGGATCGAGGGGAACGTGCCGCGCGGGGAGAAGGTGGCGCTGGCCTTCTTCTGGGCCGGAAGCTGCAACCCCCCCATCCTCGCGAACGGGCCTGAGATATGGACGCTGGCGAAGTCCGATGTGGACTCCGGATTCATGGCCCGCCTGCCCGCCAGCTTCCCGAAGCGACTCGACGCGTACTTCGCCGCGCGGCCCGTGTACCGCGTCGCCTTCCTGGAGGAGTTCGCCTCGCCGGAGGAGATGCGGGCCGCGGGCGTTCGCTACGCCGCCGTCTCGAGCTGCGCGTACGCGCCGTACGTTGACCAGCCGCCGCCGCCAGCGGGCGCGTCATGGGCCGAGCAGTACCTCAAGACCCACGCCCTGTACTCCACGCTCCTGGCCCCGACGCCCGGTGTGCGCACCCTGGCGGCGTTCACGCCGGAGCAGGGGTACGGCGGGCCGGAGGTCCGCGTGCTGGAGCTGTCCCCCGGCGCGGGCGGGCGCTAG
- a CDS encoding AAA family ATPase has protein sequence MRLTSFSVTNYKNIRTKETLSSLGTLNALIGPNNEGKSSFLEALYLTRHVNGQLLDWDYMRERLTDKKASPFKLSLEFVLEAHDYEQLADKGGGLRVEKVVCELALTGQLGFDPRYLLPTYMVCHAKRMREPGRTEEKRIVVLRLNPEQKAFVVPRSGLLALFKMPESSDLPLEPREDWSFDRFRELFANGRREKGDAYRIFALLADWASRLVYVPSYRQTPAIGNVGVDRSKITGESLPAVLHFMKNNEERRYRVFEKMIQQLIPSVGRVYTHLENASQVSIRVASEEVDTAEAHRLDSVGGGVSELIYLVALTWLSPAGSTVMIEEPERGLHAASQRMFMQAALAHAAEYGKTLFWSTHSTILAPLAEFCSVHLISLQNGNQTKATLVGEGERGAVREALGHSNLDLYGYDLVVLWDGESESSALPEIAEHLLGTQRFNAIHIQSLDGDLGSKIDSVCRLIESLSANQTRVVIFADDDEGTSKTIEILRRKFSDGKSWTDDQVHVWDCGVKSDSGGVRRAEFEDNFSYDELIRAANAVANGGDLTVEGLTKHVEAAPTQKISKVLGHYFYETYQYGLSKPQLNKNLGAEALGKISARQSRGRNNTKYEFEDAIEKLRTFLPRQP, from the coding sequence ATGAGACTCACGAGTTTTTCTGTGACAAACTACAAGAATATCCGAACGAAGGAAACGCTATCTTCACTTGGTACCTTGAACGCTTTGATTGGTCCGAACAACGAGGGCAAGAGTTCCTTTCTGGAAGCCCTCTACTTGACTCGACATGTTAATGGACAACTGTTGGATTGGGACTACATGCGCGAACGGCTTACTGACAAAAAAGCGAGTCCCTTCAAGCTAAGCCTGGAATTCGTCCTAGAAGCGCATGATTATGAACAGCTTGCTGACAAAGGAGGAGGACTCCGGGTTGAAAAAGTGGTATGCGAGTTGGCATTGACAGGTCAATTGGGATTCGATCCCAGATACTTGCTGCCCACTTATATGGTTTGTCACGCGAAAAGGATGCGCGAACCAGGCCGCACAGAAGAGAAGCGCATTGTTGTCTTGCGCTTGAATCCCGAGCAAAAGGCATTTGTGGTTCCTCGTTCAGGACTGCTCGCCCTCTTCAAAATGCCAGAGTCAAGCGATCTCCCGCTGGAACCGCGGGAGGACTGGTCTTTTGACAGGTTCAGGGAGCTTTTCGCCAATGGACGACGTGAAAAAGGAGACGCGTACAGGATATTTGCCCTCTTGGCAGATTGGGCCTCTCGTTTAGTTTACGTCCCTTCTTATCGGCAAACCCCGGCGATTGGGAATGTTGGAGTTGACAGAAGCAAGATCACTGGAGAATCGCTACCCGCAGTTCTGCATTTTATGAAAAACAATGAGGAGAGACGATATCGCGTATTTGAGAAGATGATCCAGCAACTTATTCCTTCGGTTGGGAGGGTTTACACACATCTGGAAAACGCGAGTCAAGTAAGCATACGCGTAGCGTCGGAAGAAGTTGATACGGCTGAGGCGCATCGGCTGGACAGCGTTGGAGGTGGAGTCAGTGAGCTTATCTACCTAGTCGCTCTTACTTGGTTATCCCCGGCCGGAAGCACGGTAATGATCGAAGAACCGGAGCGGGGGCTGCACGCCGCAAGCCAGCGGATGTTCATGCAGGCCGCGTTGGCACACGCAGCGGAATACGGCAAGACGTTGTTTTGGAGCACACACTCTACCATCCTTGCACCACTCGCGGAGTTCTGTTCTGTGCACCTCATAAGTCTCCAAAACGGGAACCAAACCAAGGCAACGCTCGTGGGTGAAGGCGAACGCGGAGCGGTAAGGGAGGCACTGGGGCATTCCAACCTCGATTTATACGGCTACGACTTGGTCGTCCTTTGGGACGGGGAGAGTGAGTCGTCCGCTCTGCCAGAAATAGCCGAGCATTTGCTTGGGACACAACGCTTCAATGCGATTCACATCCAGTCGCTGGATGGAGACCTCGGGTCCAAAATTGACAGTGTGTGTCGCTTGATAGAATCCTTGAGTGCGAACCAGACCAGAGTGGTCATTTTTGCGGATGATGACGAGGGAACAAGTAAGACAATAGAAATCCTGCGCCGCAAGTTTAGCGACGGTAAGTCTTGGACAGATGACCAAGTTCACGTGTGGGACTGTGGTGTTAAGAGTGACTCCGGTGGAGTGCGCAGGGCCGAATTCGAGGACAACTTTTCTTACGACGAGCTAATTCGGGCCGCCAATGCGGTCGCGAATGGTGGGGATTTGACCGTGGAGGGTTTGACAAAGCATGTTGAGGCCGCTCCGACCCAGAAAATCTCAAAAGTGCTGGGGCATTACTTCTATGAGACCTATCAATACGGACTCAGTAAACCGCAACTCAACAAGAATTTGGGGGCTGAAGCATTAGGCAAGATTTCCGCCCGACAATCGCGCGGCCGGAATAACACGAAATATGAGTTTGAGGATGCTATTGAGAAGCTTCGCACGTTCTTGCCAAGACAGCCGTGA
- a CDS encoding tetratricopeptide repeat protein: MTERRKKRVSAPSSNPLHKMDAEEFVRRIHDSIKRPERRYALFIGAGCSISSGIPDAGTLVKEDWLPRLRDLRAPERKDLESWAREQFPGSDLSRMALLYGAVMEKLFLNLEERQREVERLCEGKFPGFGYAVLANLIAMDEGRFNVVLTTNFDDLAPDALYLYTEARPLVIHHESLASYIRPARMRPLVVKLHGDHRLSPHNTFQETATLPQVIANSVRPLLHDRGLIFIGYGGNDKGIVEMLDALPPAALPLSVFWVSELEPQGVIRQWLDSRKAIWVQKRDFDELMLLIHDTFKLPRPDDQRFKSVFDEYGKTYEKLSKRVLSLPETVPGAARLKKAVEKTDASLTGWFTYAIQAGRLEKTDPEKAEALYLEGLKKLPDSAPLLGNYAIFLHQIRKDYNKAEEHYRRALAADPNNANTNCNYAIFLKNIRKDYNKAEEHYRRALTADPNLANTNGNYAIFLKDIRKDYDKAEEHYRRALTADPNNATNNGSYAFFLKNIRKDYDKAEELYRRALAADPNNANNLGNYANFLSDIRKDYDKAEEHYRRALAADPNNAINNGNYAGLLLAQGRKGEGLRTLNKALASNQLEEVRELALECWSYLYAHGPATDRQRALTNLKRLLTEGERSTGWGLSDNIARARQDGHPDAQWLEKLAAVISENADIKVLDAWPKWKAA; encoded by the coding sequence ATGACCGAGCGGCGCAAAAAGAGAGTCTCTGCCCCTTCTAGCAATCCACTGCACAAAATGGATGCTGAGGAATTTGTCAGACGCATTCACGACTCTATCAAGCGTCCAGAAAGACGCTACGCCCTTTTCATTGGCGCTGGGTGCTCTATATCCTCCGGCATCCCTGATGCTGGCACACTGGTCAAAGAAGATTGGCTTCCACGCCTTAGGGACTTGCGTGCGCCCGAGAGGAAGGATTTGGAGAGTTGGGCGCGTGAACAATTCCCAGGTAGTGACTTGTCTCGCATGGCACTGCTTTATGGCGCGGTCATGGAGAAGCTCTTTCTCAACCTCGAAGAGCGTCAGAGAGAAGTAGAACGTCTTTGCGAAGGCAAATTCCCCGGCTTCGGATATGCCGTGCTAGCTAATCTCATTGCCATGGATGAAGGGCGCTTCAACGTTGTTCTGACTACGAACTTTGATGATCTGGCCCCTGATGCTTTATACCTGTACACAGAAGCGCGCCCTTTAGTGATTCATCATGAATCTCTTGCGAGCTACATAAGGCCGGCTCGCATGCGGCCACTGGTTGTGAAACTTCATGGCGATCATCGTCTTTCTCCACACAATACGTTCCAGGAGACCGCGACCTTACCGCAAGTGATAGCGAATAGTGTCCGCCCCTTATTGCATGACCGAGGGCTAATCTTCATCGGTTATGGCGGCAACGACAAAGGTATCGTTGAGATGCTCGACGCGCTTCCACCAGCGGCGTTGCCCCTGAGTGTGTTCTGGGTCAGTGAGCTAGAACCTCAGGGAGTGATCAGGCAATGGCTTGACTCTCGCAAAGCTATTTGGGTCCAAAAGCGTGACTTTGATGAGCTGATGCTTTTGATTCATGACACTTTCAAACTTCCTCGTCCGGACGACCAGCGATTCAAGTCGGTATTCGATGAATACGGAAAAACCTATGAGAAGCTATCCAAGCGCGTACTGTCTTTGCCGGAAACTGTCCCTGGAGCCGCCCGACTAAAGAAGGCCGTCGAGAAGACGGACGCTTCGCTCACAGGGTGGTTCACCTATGCAATTCAAGCTGGCCGACTGGAGAAAACAGACCCGGAGAAAGCGGAAGCGCTTTACCTCGAGGGGTTGAAAAAGCTCCCGGACTCCGCGCCTCTTCTGGGCAATTACGCGATCTTCCTCCATCAAATCCGCAAGGACTACAACAAGGCGGAGGAACACTACCGCCGCGCATTGGCTGCCGATCCCAACAATGCTAACACTAACTGCAATTACGCGATCTTCCTCAAAAATATCCGCAAGGACTACAACAAGGCGGAGGAACACTACCGCCGCGCGCTGACCGCCGACCCCAACCTCGCCAACACTAACGGCAATTACGCGATCTTCCTCAAAGATATCCGCAAGGACTACGACAAGGCGGAGGAACACTACCGCCGCGCGCTGACCGCCGACCCCAACAATGCCACCAATAACGGCAGTTACGCGTTCTTCCTCAAAAATATCCGCAAGGACTACGACAAGGCGGAGGAACTCTACCGCCGCGCGCTGGCCGCCGACCCCAACAATGCCAACAACTTGGGCAACTACGCAAACTTCCTCTCAGATATCCGCAAGGACTACGACAAGGCGGAGGAACACTATCGCCGCGCGCTGGCCGCAGACCCCAACAATGCTATCAACAACGGCAATTACGCAGGCCTTCTCCTGGCTCAGGGAAGAAAAGGGGAGGGGCTGCGCACTCTCAACAAAGCTCTGGCTAGCAACCAATTAGAAGAGGTTCGCGAACTGGCTCTTGAGTGTTGGTCCTATCTATATGCCCACGGGCCAGCTACGGATCGACAAAGGGCACTCACTAATCTGAAAAGGCTGCTCACTGAGGGAGAACGCTCTACCGGATGGGGCCTGTCCGACAACATCGCCAGAGCGCGGCAGGACGGCCATCCGGACGCACAGTGGCTGGAGAAGCTCGCTGCCGTCATATCCGAGAACGCCGACATCAAGGTGCTGGACGCGTGGCCGAAGTGGAAAGCGGCTTAG
- a CDS encoding type II toxin-antitoxin system HicB family antitoxin translates to MLKEAPLAALRRTILARVSKGEKYYIAECLDISVVTQGRTLEKTLSNLREAVALHLEGENLAELGLAPNPSILVTMELDPASA, encoded by the coding sequence ATGCTGAAGGAAGCGCCGCTAGCGGCGCTGAGGCGGACGATACTCGCGCGCGTTTCCAAAGGTGAGAAGTATTACATCGCCGAGTGTTTGGACATCTCGGTTGTGACGCAAGGCCGCACCCTAGAGAAGACCCTTTCCAACCTGCGCGAGGCTGTTGCTCTCCATTTGGAGGGTGAGAATCTGGCTGAACTGGGGTTGGCTCCAAACCCCAGCATCCTGGTCACGATGGAACTCGATCCAGCCAGCGCTTGA
- a CDS encoding phage portal protein: protein MTTTAQTQTALPQQVARMDQPRMAAYRENLEFYNGRQWPARPRRRERQLTFNYARVLVDKLTSYLMSGITLDVEPADDSPEGRERARRAESDLRAVYDANALESLDFETELDAAILGDGCYKVTWDAEEQRVRVTAPDAQGLYAWWAGDDVSRVWRVASRYRLPSEEAAALYGVSPNRFGPSTGSGSSGSAHAREVTVVEAWTADSFELWLDNEVVERRANPCGFIPFVIFPNLRQPKQFWGASDIPPLIEPSRELNRAMSQLSTILELSGNPIAVLENVEESQDIAVQPGAVWEIPERARAYLLDLLQGGGVNLHADYIDLLYRTLHDVSEAPRTAFGDNRQGLSGVALEMELHPLLQKVRRKRLVRSAVYRRRAQMALRLLERHTGARYGDVRVKVTWGPVLPQDRGRLVSDEEALVRAGLHSRRTAMSALGVEDPEGELARVREEGGAGVGG from the coding sequence ATGACGACGACGGCACAGACGCAGACGGCCCTGCCGCAGCAGGTGGCGCGGATGGACCAGCCGCGCATGGCAGCGTACCGCGAGAACCTGGAGTTCTATAACGGCAGGCAGTGGCCCGCGAGGCCGCGGCGGCGCGAGAGGCAGCTCACGTTCAACTACGCGCGGGTGCTGGTGGACAAGCTGACGTCGTACCTGATGTCCGGCATCACGCTCGACGTGGAGCCCGCCGACGACTCGCCGGAAGGGCGGGAGCGCGCCCGCCGCGCGGAGTCGGACCTGCGCGCCGTGTACGACGCGAATGCGCTGGAGTCGCTCGACTTCGAGACGGAGCTGGACGCGGCCATTCTGGGCGACGGCTGCTACAAGGTGACGTGGGACGCGGAGGAGCAGCGCGTGCGGGTGACGGCGCCGGACGCGCAGGGGCTGTACGCCTGGTGGGCGGGCGACGACGTGTCGCGAGTGTGGCGCGTCGCGAGCCGCTACCGGCTGCCGTCGGAGGAGGCCGCGGCGCTGTACGGCGTCTCGCCGAACCGCTTCGGTCCTTCGACGGGATCAGGATCGAGCGGTTCGGCCCATGCGCGCGAGGTGACGGTGGTCGAGGCGTGGACGGCGGACAGCTTCGAGCTGTGGCTGGACAACGAGGTCGTGGAGCGTCGCGCGAACCCCTGCGGCTTCATCCCGTTCGTCATCTTCCCCAACCTGCGCCAGCCCAAGCAGTTCTGGGGCGCGAGTGACATCCCGCCGCTTATCGAGCCGTCGCGGGAGCTGAACCGCGCGATGTCGCAGCTCTCGACGATCCTGGAGCTGTCGGGCAACCCCATCGCGGTGCTGGAGAACGTCGAGGAGTCGCAGGACATCGCGGTGCAGCCGGGCGCGGTGTGGGAGATACCGGAGAGGGCGCGGGCGTACCTGCTGGACCTGCTCCAGGGCGGCGGCGTGAATCTGCACGCCGACTACATTGACCTGCTGTACCGGACGCTGCACGACGTGTCGGAGGCGCCGCGGACGGCCTTCGGCGACAACCGGCAGGGGCTGAGCGGCGTGGCGCTGGAGATGGAGCTGCACCCGCTCTTGCAGAAGGTGCGCCGGAAGCGGCTGGTGCGGTCGGCGGTGTACCGTCGGCGGGCGCAGATGGCGCTGCGGCTGCTGGAGCGGCACACGGGGGCGCGCTACGGCGACGTGCGGGTGAAGGTGACATGGGGGCCGGTGCTGCCGCAGGACCGCGGGCGGCTGGTGAGCGACGAGGAGGCGCTGGTGCGCGCGGGGCTGCACAGCCGGCGCACGGCGATGTCGGCGCTGGGGGTGGAGGACCCGGAGGGGGAGCTGGCGCGCGTGCGGGAGGAGGGCGGGGCGGGGGTTGGGGGTTAG